A part of Variovorax sp. HW608 genomic DNA contains:
- a CDS encoding acyltransferase family protein, translated as MNANPPSEARLGYVPAFDGIRAIAIAMVLVFHGGFHPAGGGYLGVDVFFVLSGFLITKLLAGELEQQGRLDVASFYGRRALRLYPVFLVVLACVTLPGRILWPGIPIGQHALLAGLYLNDYAQALHYVPTPLTYTWSLAVEEHFYVLWPLALPFVLRSRDPVRLMLMLYLLVFMWRVFNMAMLGWEPTYFRFDTRASGIVLGCMLALMPTQAPPKYAGIVALILLLLAAAPGSWGLPYGLDLALPVAEVCAAILVLSAFHSSHEARLLAWAPLAYVGRISYGIYLWHAPLMFWLREAGYSRVTVLMAGTSMAVALAALCYHLIDRPVRTRGRAALARWAQSRGRLPRATAERDLDSPADAQGNSAAGMRATIDVVRPAR; from the coding sequence GGTGCTGGTCTTTCACGGCGGGTTCCATCCAGCAGGCGGCGGCTACCTCGGCGTGGACGTGTTCTTCGTGCTCTCGGGCTTCCTGATCACCAAGCTGCTGGCGGGCGAGCTGGAGCAGCAGGGACGTCTCGATGTCGCCTCCTTCTACGGGCGCCGGGCGCTCCGCTTGTATCCCGTGTTCCTGGTCGTGCTGGCCTGCGTGACCCTGCCGGGACGGATTCTCTGGCCGGGCATCCCGATCGGGCAGCACGCATTGCTGGCGGGCCTGTACCTCAATGACTACGCGCAGGCGCTGCACTACGTGCCGACGCCGCTGACCTACACCTGGTCGCTCGCGGTCGAGGAGCACTTCTACGTGCTGTGGCCGCTCGCGCTCCCCTTCGTCCTGCGCTCGCGCGACCCGGTCCGGCTGATGCTGATGCTCTATCTGCTGGTCTTCATGTGGCGTGTCTTCAACATGGCGATGCTCGGCTGGGAGCCGACCTATTTCCGTTTCGACACGCGGGCCAGCGGCATCGTCCTCGGATGCATGCTGGCGCTGATGCCGACCCAGGCACCGCCGAAGTACGCAGGCATCGTCGCGCTGATCCTGCTGCTGCTCGCCGCGGCCCCGGGCAGCTGGGGGCTGCCGTACGGCCTCGATCTGGCGTTGCCGGTCGCCGAGGTGTGTGCGGCGATCCTGGTGCTCTCTGCCTTTCATTCGAGCCATGAAGCACGGCTTTTGGCATGGGCGCCCCTGGCTTATGTCGGCAGGATCTCGTACGGCATCTACCTCTGGCATGCCCCGCTGATGTTCTGGCTGCGCGAGGCGGGGTACAGCCGGGTCACGGTCCTGATGGCCGGCACCTCGATGGCCGTGGCGCTGGCTGCGCTCTGCTACCACCTGATCGACCGGCCCGTGCGCACCCGGGGCCGTGCCGCCTTGGCGCGCTGGGCGCAATCGCGAGGACGGCTTCCCCGGGCGACGGCGGAACGGGATCTCGATTCGCCTGCCGATGCTCAGGGCAACTCGGCCGCCGGCATGCGCGCGACGATCGACGTGGTGCGGCCCGCGAGGTAG
- the mtgA gene encoding monofunctional biosynthetic peptidoglycan transglycosylase: MKPFLRWLGCLLIAALALQLFFILRIAAMAALDPESTAFQRSEAWRVATQGRANGEREWRQRWVPYAQISDSLKRAVIASEDGEFIYHQGVEWEAIERARQRNAKAEEIAARRAAQMRARGREARPPQLRGGSTITQQLAKNLLLSGERTMLRKAQELVLATTLEMLLGKQRILEIYLNNVEWGEGIFGAEAAAQHYYRKPAARLGTSEAARLAVMLPSPKLFERRPGSSYLAGRTTSIVARMPAAELP, translated from the coding sequence GTGAAGCCCTTCCTGCGCTGGCTCGGCTGCCTGCTGATCGCGGCCCTTGCGCTGCAGCTCTTCTTCATCCTGCGCATCGCCGCGATGGCGGCGCTCGATCCCGAGTCGACGGCGTTCCAGCGCTCCGAGGCCTGGCGGGTCGCCACGCAGGGCCGCGCCAACGGCGAGCGCGAATGGCGCCAGCGCTGGGTGCCTTATGCGCAGATCTCCGATTCGCTCAAGCGCGCCGTGATCGCGAGCGAGGACGGCGAGTTCATCTACCACCAGGGCGTGGAATGGGAAGCGATCGAACGCGCCCGCCAGCGCAATGCCAAGGCCGAGGAGATCGCCGCCAGGCGCGCCGCGCAGATGCGCGCACGCGGCAGGGAAGCGCGCCCGCCGCAGTTGCGCGGCGGGTCGACCATCACCCAGCAGCTGGCGAAGAACCTGCTGCTGTCGGGCGAACGCACGATGCTGCGCAAGGCGCAGGAGCTGGTGCTCGCGACCACGCTCGAAATGCTGCTCGGCAAGCAGCGCATCCTCGAGATCTATCTCAACAACGTGGAATGGGGCGAAGGCATCTTCGGCGCCGAGGCCGCGGCCCAGCACTACTACCGCAAGCCCGCGGCGCGACTCGGCACGAGCGAGGCGGCACGGCTCGCGGTGATGCTCCCGAGCCCGAAGCTCTTCGAGCGCCGGCCGGGGTCGAGCTACCTCGCGGGCCGCACCACGTCGATCGTCGCGCGCATGCCGGCGGCCGAGTTGCCCTGA
- the aroE gene encoding shikimate dehydrogenase: MDLYCVMGNPVEHSRSPWIHARFAELTGQQLDYGRRLVPLGGFDAAVEAFRNESSGTARGCNVTVPFKFDAAALSQHLTPRAALARAVNVLSFREDGIHGDNSDGIGLVNDITLHAGIAIAGGDLLLLGAGGAAAGVLGPLIEAGPRRLVVANRTLAKAIALVQQHAALALKHHVELEAQALHAVPGSFDVLVNGTASSLAGGEVPVAAGVLKRGALAVDMMYGPAAAGFMGWAREHGAVPRDGLGMLVEQAAEAFQTWRGVRPPTADVLAELRAIVEAK, from the coding sequence GTGGATCTCTACTGTGTGATGGGCAATCCGGTCGAACACAGCCGTTCGCCGTGGATCCATGCGCGCTTTGCCGAACTGACCGGGCAGCAGCTCGACTACGGCCGGCGGCTCGTGCCGCTCGGCGGCTTCGACGCGGCGGTGGAGGCCTTCCGCAACGAGAGCTCCGGCACCGCGCGCGGCTGCAACGTCACCGTGCCCTTCAAGTTCGATGCGGCAGCGCTCTCGCAGCACCTGACGCCGCGCGCCGCGCTCGCGCGCGCGGTCAACGTGCTGAGCTTTCGCGAGGACGGCATCCACGGCGACAACAGCGATGGCATCGGCCTCGTCAACGACATCACGCTGCACGCGGGCATCGCGATCGCGGGTGGCGATCTGCTGCTGCTCGGCGCGGGCGGCGCCGCGGCCGGCGTGCTCGGTCCGCTGATCGAAGCCGGACCGCGCCGGCTGGTGGTGGCGAACCGCACGCTCGCCAAGGCGATCGCGCTCGTCCAGCAGCACGCGGCGCTGGCGCTCAAGCACCACGTCGAACTCGAAGCGCAGGCGCTGCACGCGGTCCCGGGCTCGTTCGATGTGCTGGTGAATGGCACCGCCTCGAGCCTTGCCGGCGGCGAAGTGCCGGTGGCCGCCGGCGTGCTCAAGCGCGGTGCGCTCGCGGTCGACATGATGTACGGCCCGGCCGCGGCCGGCTTCATGGGCTGGGCGCGCGAGCACGGCGCGGTGCCGCGCGACGGCCTCGGCATGCTGGTGGAACAGGCCGCCGAAGCCTTCCAGACCTGGCGCGGCGTGCGGCCGCCGACGGCCGACGTGCTGGCCGAGCTGCGCGCGATCGTCGAAGCCAAGTGA
- a CDS encoding energy transducer TonB, with product MNLRDFSTLQIALGLSVIAHAALLTVRFVDPESFNRVFKETPLEVILVNAKTNERPDKARAIAQTSLAGGGDLDKGRATSPLPPSTFTTIGDSMEDAQRQVETMQQQQMLLLAQLKQQLAAMPTTTDPRSTGDPSEAAAREEKRRQLIELLAEIERRVNEENARPKKRYLSPATREAAYAAYVDALRRRIEVRGTENFPEAGGKKLYGELTMMVTVNFDGSILATDVIESSGNKVLDRRAQAIVRSIGSFGKFTDAMRRQTDQIVLPSRFKFTHDETLETQLSSR from the coding sequence ATGAACCTGCGTGACTTCAGCACGCTGCAGATTGCGCTCGGCCTGTCGGTCATCGCCCACGCGGCCTTGCTGACCGTCCGCTTCGTGGACCCCGAGTCCTTCAACCGCGTCTTCAAGGAAACGCCGCTGGAGGTCATCCTGGTCAATGCCAAGACCAACGAACGCCCGGACAAGGCCCGGGCGATCGCGCAGACCTCGCTCGCGGGCGGCGGCGACCTCGACAAGGGGCGCGCCACCAGCCCGCTGCCGCCCTCGACCTTCACCACCATCGGCGATTCGATGGAAGACGCGCAGCGCCAGGTCGAGACCATGCAGCAGCAGCAGATGCTGCTGCTGGCGCAGCTCAAGCAGCAGCTCGCCGCGATGCCGACGACGACCGATCCGCGCAGCACGGGCGACCCGAGCGAGGCCGCCGCGCGCGAGGAGAAGCGCCGCCAGCTCATCGAGCTGCTCGCCGAGATCGAGCGCCGCGTCAACGAAGAGAACGCGAGGCCCAAGAAGCGCTACCTCAGTCCCGCCACGCGCGAGGCCGCCTATGCGGCCTACGTCGATGCGCTGCGCCGCCGGATCGAAGTGCGCGGCACCGAGAACTTCCCCGAAGCCGGCGGCAAGAAGCTGTACGGCGAACTCACGATGATGGTGACGGTCAATTTCGACGGCTCGATCCTCGCGACCGACGTCATCGAAAGCTCCGGCAACAAGGTGCTCGACCGCCGCGCGCAGGCCATCGTGCGCAGCATCGGCAGCTTCGGCAAGTTCACCGATGCGATGCGGCGGCAGACCGACCAGATCGTGCTGCCGTCGCGCTTCAAGTTCACCCACGACGAGACGCTGGAGACCCAGCTCTCGTCCAGATGA
- a CDS encoding ribonuclease catalytic domain-containing protein → MFVLFEEAGKYLGGRVLSEAESSAQVELETGKRVKVKGANIVLRFEKPAPAELVAQARELAAGVDLDLAWEFAPEGEFGFAELAAEYFQAQPTLAQQAAALLALFDAPHYFRRAGKGRFKKAPAEILQQALAAIEKKKALQAQIVEWSAQLAAGECPAPVREQLFKILFKPDKNAPEYKAVVEAARATQRPPLELLKQAGAIDSSYQFHWRRFLFENFPKGTGFPGLDAPAIADDLPVAKVEAFSIDDSHTTEIDDALSVQGLGSGTVVVGIHIAAPGLALLPGSTIDQVARSRMSTVYMPGYKITMLPDHVVDAYTLQEGRDCPAVSLYATFDESTLELKSTETRLERVPIVANLRHDQLDTVISQAWLEDPSVQADGTPEVATRVRQPLGFLFRLAKHLKARREVVRGKPETFTRPDYTFRLVGNDGEPSGAEQVQITTRQRGAPLDLIVSEAMILANSSWGGWLAELGVPGLYRSQASLLPGIKVRMGTRALPHAGLGVKSYAWSTSPLRRYTDLVNQWQIIAAARHGKTAALAAPFKPKDADLFSILSGFDAAYSAYNAHQGGMERFWTLKYLEQEGITELDATLIKDVPNGAMVRADTLPLVFQVTGTQGLQRGARVRVKLGEVDEIALDVHGTVIARLDTAAAEAAPEEEGAEDEEEVAGPIAIAVDLTDSEAATENTPA, encoded by the coding sequence ATGTTTGTATTGTTCGAAGAAGCCGGAAAGTACCTCGGCGGCCGCGTCCTGTCGGAGGCCGAGTCATCGGCCCAGGTCGAGCTCGAGACCGGCAAGCGCGTCAAGGTCAAGGGCGCCAACATCGTGCTGCGCTTCGAAAAGCCCGCGCCGGCCGAGCTGGTGGCGCAGGCGCGCGAGCTGGCCGCCGGCGTCGACCTCGATCTGGCCTGGGAGTTCGCTCCCGAAGGCGAATTCGGCTTCGCGGAACTCGCGGCCGAATACTTCCAGGCCCAACCCACGCTGGCGCAGCAGGCCGCGGCGCTGCTCGCGCTCTTCGATGCGCCGCACTACTTCCGCCGCGCCGGCAAGGGCCGCTTCAAGAAGGCGCCGGCCGAGATCCTGCAGCAGGCGCTCGCCGCCATCGAGAAGAAGAAGGCCCTCCAGGCGCAGATCGTCGAATGGTCGGCACAGCTCGCCGCGGGCGAATGTCCCGCCCCCGTGCGGGAGCAGCTCTTCAAGATCCTCTTCAAGCCCGACAAGAACGCGCCCGAATACAAGGCGGTGGTCGAAGCGGCGCGCGCCACCCAGCGCCCGCCGCTCGAACTGCTGAAGCAGGCGGGCGCGATCGATTCGTCCTACCAGTTCCACTGGCGGCGCTTCCTGTTCGAGAACTTCCCGAAGGGCACCGGCTTTCCCGGGCTCGATGCGCCCGCGATCGCGGACGACCTGCCCGTGGCCAAGGTCGAGGCCTTCTCGATCGACGATTCGCACACCACCGAGATCGACGATGCCCTCTCGGTGCAGGGCCTGGGCAGCGGCACGGTCGTGGTCGGCATCCACATCGCCGCGCCGGGCCTCGCACTGCTGCCGGGCAGCACGATCGACCAGGTGGCGCGCTCGCGCATGTCCACGGTCTACATGCCGGGCTACAAGATCACGATGCTGCCGGACCACGTGGTCGATGCCTACACGCTGCAGGAAGGCCGCGACTGCCCCGCCGTGTCGCTCTACGCCACCTTCGATGAATCGACGCTCGAATTGAAGTCGACCGAGACGCGCCTGGAGCGCGTGCCGATCGTTGCCAACCTGCGCCACGACCAGCTCGACACCGTGATCTCGCAGGCGTGGCTCGAGGACCCATCGGTGCAGGCCGACGGCACGCCCGAGGTGGCGACGCGCGTTCGCCAGCCGCTCGGCTTCCTCTTCCGCCTCGCGAAGCACCTGAAGGCACGGCGCGAAGTGGTTCGCGGCAAGCCCGAAACCTTCACCCGGCCCGACTACACCTTCCGGCTCGTGGGCAACGACGGCGAGCCCAGCGGCGCCGAACAGGTGCAGATCACCACGCGCCAGCGCGGCGCACCGCTCGACCTGATCGTTTCCGAGGCCATGATCCTGGCCAACAGCAGCTGGGGCGGCTGGCTCGCCGAACTGGGCGTGCCGGGCCTCTACCGCAGCCAGGCCAGCCTGCTGCCCGGCATCAAGGTGCGCATGGGCACGCGCGCGCTGCCGCATGCGGGCCTCGGCGTGAAGAGCTATGCCTGGAGCACCTCGCCGCTGCGCCGCTACACCGACCTCGTGAACCAGTGGCAGATCATCGCCGCCGCGCGGCACGGCAAGACCGCCGCGCTCGCCGCGCCCTTCAAGCCGAAGGACGCCGACCTGTTCTCGATCCTGTCCGGCTTCGACGCCGCCTACAGCGCCTACAACGCGCACCAGGGCGGCATGGAGCGCTTCTGGACGCTCAAGTACCTGGAGCAGGAAGGCATCACCGAGCTCGACGCCACGCTGATCAAGGACGTGCCGAACGGCGCGATGGTGCGCGCCGACACGCTGCCGCTGGTGTTCCAGGTGACCGGTACGCAAGGGCTGCAGCGCGGCGCGCGGGTGCGCGTCAAGCTCGGCGAGGTCGACGAGATCGCGCTGGACGTGCACGGCACGGTCATCGCGCGGCTCGACACCGCTGCCGCCGAAGCGGCGCCCGAGGAAGAAGGCGCCGAGGACGAGGAAGAAGTCGCCGGCCCCATCGCGATCGCGGTGGACCTGACCGACAGCGAAGCTGCCACAGAGAACACGCCTGCATGA
- a CDS encoding YqiA/YcfP family alpha/beta fold hydrolase — MNSAPPITHLLYLHGFRSSPQSTKARLMAQRIARQHPATAWWCPQLPPSPKAAIELVMSGTAGWPRASMGVVGSSLGGFYATHVAQKAGCRAVLLNPAVHPARDLAAYIGDQVAWHDPSEHFYFRPEYIDELRALEVGPLAHPERLFAVIAKGDEVLDWKEMSARYPGSRLKIVEGEDHALSDFERSHLDEVLAFLNPA, encoded by the coding sequence ATGAATTCCGCGCCGCCCATCACCCACCTGCTCTATCTGCACGGCTTCCGCTCCTCGCCGCAGTCCACCAAGGCCCGGCTGATGGCGCAGCGCATCGCCCGGCAGCACCCCGCAACGGCCTGGTGGTGCCCCCAGCTCCCGCCGTCGCCGAAGGCCGCCATCGAGCTCGTCATGTCGGGCACCGCCGGCTGGCCGCGCGCTTCGATGGGCGTGGTGGGCTCCTCGCTCGGCGGCTTCTATGCCACCCACGTCGCGCAGAAGGCGGGGTGCCGCGCGGTGCTGCTCAACCCGGCGGTGCATCCGGCCCGCGATCTGGCCGCCTACATCGGCGACCAGGTGGCCTGGCACGACCCGAGCGAGCATTTCTATTTCCGGCCCGAATACATCGACGAGCTGCGCGCGCTCGAGGTCGGCCCGCTGGCGCATCCGGAACGCCTCTTCGCGGTCATCGCCAAGGGCGACGAGGTGCTGGACTGGAAGGAAATGTCCGCCCGCTATCCGGGGAGCCGGCTCAAGATCGTCGAAGGCGAGGACCACGCGCTCAGCGATTTCGAGCGCAGCCATCTCGACGAGGTGCTGGCTTTCCTGAACCCCGCCTGA
- the rodA gene encoding rod shape-determining protein RodA → MSAVLHQPSLARRLLPVFQGFDGYLLFAVLLLAGAGLLTMYSSGYDHGTRFVDHGRNMVLAAGIMFVVAQVPPQRLMKFAAPLYVLGVALLVAVALFGITKKGAQRWINVGVVIQPSEILKIAMPLMLSWWFQRREGQLRALDFVVATVLLAVPVGLIMKQPDLGTALLVLATGLSVIFFAGLPWKLIVPPVVIGLVAVALVVGFESQLCADGFDWRVLHDYQKQRICTLLDPTKDPLGKGFHIIQGMIAIGSGGVPGKGFMQGTQTHLEFIPERTTDFIFAAYSEEFGLVGNLFLIVSFIFLIFRGLLIALDAPTLFSRLLAGAVTMIFFTYAFVNMGMVSGILPVVGVPLPFISYGGTAMVTLGLGLGILMSIARAKRLVQT, encoded by the coding sequence ATGTCAGCCGTCCTTCATCAACCCTCGCTCGCGCGCCGCCTGTTGCCGGTCTTCCAGGGTTTCGACGGCTACCTCCTTTTCGCCGTCCTCCTGCTGGCCGGGGCCGGGCTGCTCACGATGTACTCGTCCGGCTACGACCATGGCACGCGCTTCGTGGACCATGGCCGGAACATGGTGCTCGCGGCCGGCATCATGTTCGTGGTGGCGCAGGTGCCGCCGCAGCGACTGATGAAGTTCGCGGCGCCGCTCTATGTCCTCGGCGTGGCGCTGCTGGTGGCGGTCGCGCTCTTCGGGATCACCAAGAAGGGTGCGCAGCGCTGGATCAACGTGGGCGTCGTGATCCAGCCCAGCGAGATCCTCAAGATCGCGATGCCGCTGATGCTGTCCTGGTGGTTCCAGCGCCGCGAGGGCCAGTTGCGGGCGCTCGACTTCGTGGTGGCGACGGTGCTGCTCGCGGTTCCGGTCGGCCTCATCATGAAGCAGCCCGATCTTGGCACCGCGCTGCTGGTGCTGGCGACCGGGCTGTCGGTGATCTTCTTCGCCGGGCTGCCCTGGAAGCTCATCGTGCCGCCGGTCGTCATCGGCCTCGTCGCGGTGGCGCTGGTCGTCGGCTTCGAGTCGCAGCTCTGCGCGGACGGCTTCGACTGGCGCGTTCTTCACGACTACCAGAAGCAGCGCATCTGCACGCTGCTCGATCCGACCAAGGACCCGCTCGGCAAGGGCTTCCACATCATCCAGGGGATGATCGCGATCGGCTCCGGCGGCGTGCCCGGCAAGGGCTTCATGCAGGGCACGCAGACGCACCTGGAATTCATCCCCGAGCGCACCACCGACTTCATCTTCGCGGCCTACTCCGAGGAGTTCGGTCTGGTCGGCAACCTGTTCCTGATCGTCTCGTTCATCTTCCTGATCTTCCGTGGCCTGCTCATCGCGCTCGATGCGCCGACGCTCTTCTCGCGCCTCTTGGCCGGCGCGGTGACCATGATCTTCTTCACCTACGCCTTCGTGAACATGGGCATGGTGAGCGGCATCCTGCCGGTGGTGGGCGTGCCGCTGCCCTTCATCAGCTACGGCGGCACCGCGATGGTCACGCTGGGGCTGGGGCTCGGGATCCTGATGTCCATCGCCCGGGCCAAGAGGCTGGTTCAGACTTAG
- the tldD gene encoding metalloprotease TldD, whose product MISREPTIERLATAQQLLLTPFGLDESHLTRALAEIAAHKVDDADLYFQYTRSEGWSLEEGIVKTGSFSIDQGVGVRAVSGEKTAFAYSDDISEASLLDAARTVRSISAAGRSARVKAPARKIASSRSLYGGIDPIATLDSTGKVQLLEKVEKLARSRDPRVSQVMAGLASEYDVVLVARADGTLAADVRPLVRLSVTVIAEQNGRREVGSGGGGGRFGLAYFDDEQIAEYVDQAVKSALTNLDSRPAPAGEMTVVLGPGWPGILLHEAIGHGLEGDFNRKGSSAFSGRIGERVAAKGVTVLDDGTIADRRGSLNVDDEGNPTQRNVLIEDGILKGYIQDSLNARLMKTAPTGNGRRESYAHSPMPRMTNTYMLAGSRAPDEIVASIKKGLYAVNFGGGQVDITSGKFVFSASEAYWVENGKVQYPVKGATLVGNGPDALTRVTMIGNDMALDSGVGTCGKEGQSVPVGVGQPTLRIDGLTVGGTA is encoded by the coding sequence ATGATTTCCCGCGAACCCACCATCGAGCGCCTGGCCACGGCGCAGCAACTCCTGCTCACGCCCTTCGGTCTCGACGAATCGCACCTCACGCGTGCGCTCGCCGAAATCGCCGCGCACAAGGTGGATGACGCCGATCTCTACTTCCAGTACACGCGCAGCGAAGGCTGGAGCCTCGAGGAAGGCATCGTCAAGACCGGCAGCTTCAGCATCGACCAGGGCGTCGGCGTGCGCGCGGTGAGCGGCGAAAAGACGGCGTTCGCCTATTCGGACGACATCTCGGAAGCCTCGCTGCTCGATGCGGCGCGCACGGTGCGCAGCATTTCGGCCGCCGGCCGCTCGGCCCGGGTCAAGGCGCCGGCACGCAAGATCGCGAGCAGCCGCTCGCTCTACGGCGGCATCGACCCGATCGCCACGCTCGACAGCACCGGCAAGGTCCAGCTGCTCGAAAAGGTCGAGAAGCTCGCGCGCTCGCGCGATCCGCGCGTCTCGCAGGTCATGGCCGGGCTGGCGAGCGAATACGACGTGGTGCTGGTCGCGCGCGCCGACGGCACGCTGGCGGCGGACGTGCGTCCGCTGGTGCGCCTGTCGGTGACGGTGATCGCCGAGCAGAACGGGCGCCGCGAAGTCGGGTCCGGCGGCGGTGGCGGCCGTTTCGGATTGGCGTACTTCGACGACGAGCAGATCGCCGAATACGTCGACCAGGCGGTCAAGTCCGCGCTCACCAATCTCGATTCACGCCCCGCGCCGGCCGGCGAAATGACCGTCGTGCTCGGCCCCGGCTGGCCCGGCATCCTGCTGCACGAAGCCATCGGCCACGGGCTGGAGGGCGACTTCAACCGCAAGGGCTCGAGTGCGTTCTCGGGCCGCATCGGCGAGCGCGTCGCGGCCAAGGGCGTGACCGTACTCGACGACGGCACCATCGCCGACCGCCGCGGCTCGCTCAACGTCGACGACGAAGGCAACCCGACGCAGCGCAACGTGCTGATCGAGGACGGCATCCTCAAGGGCTACATCCAGGATTCGCTCAACGCCCGCCTGATGAAGACCGCGCCCACCGGCAACGGCCGGCGCGAGAGCTACGCGCATTCGCCGATGCCGCGCATGACCAACACCTACATGCTGGCCGGCAGCCGTGCGCCCGATGAAATCGTCGCCAGCATCAAGAAGGGCCTCTATGCCGTCAACTTCGGCGGCGGCCAGGTCGACATCACGAGCGGCAAGTTCGTGTTCTCGGCCAGCGAGGCCTACTGGGTGGAGAACGGCAAGGTCCAGTACCCCGTGAAAGGCGCGACGCTGGTGGGCAATGGCCCCGACGCGCTGACCCGCGTGACCATGATCGGCAACGACATGGCGCTCGACTCCGGCGTCGGCACCTGCGGCAAGGAAGGCCAGAGCGTGCCGGTCGGCGTCGGCCAGCCGACCCTGCGGATCGACGGCCTCACGGTCGGCGGAACCGCCTGA
- a CDS encoding SDR family NAD(P)-dependent oxidoreductase, producing MNTSTSPSPVAVVTGGARGIGLEIGRWFLAHGWRVALIDIDRETLEPAAAALDRPDAVLALHRDVSDPEAVRTGIDAVASHFGRIDALVNNAGIAVFKPIGETSFEEWRSVLGVNLDGAFLCTQACAPVMLRTGGGAVVNIASISGLRASTLRVAYGTSKAALIHLTKQQAVELGNAGIRVNAIAPGPVETEMAKLVHSVAIRSDYYDTIPLGRYGTTEEMAATVGFLCSPAASFINGQVIAVDGGFDAAGVGLPTLRRRAGQAPKED from the coding sequence ATGAACACGTCCACATCCCCCTCCCCGGTCGCCGTCGTCACCGGAGGCGCTCGCGGCATCGGCCTGGAGATCGGCCGCTGGTTCCTCGCGCACGGCTGGCGCGTCGCGCTGATCGACATCGACCGCGAAACGCTGGAGCCCGCCGCGGCCGCGCTCGATCGGCCCGACGCGGTCCTCGCCCTGCACCGCGACGTCTCGGATCCCGAAGCGGTGCGCACCGGTATCGATGCCGTGGCCTCGCATTTCGGGCGCATCGACGCGCTGGTCAACAACGCCGGCATCGCGGTGTTCAAGCCGATCGGGGAAACGTCGTTCGAGGAATGGCGCAGCGTGCTCGGCGTCAATCTCGACGGCGCCTTCCTGTGCACCCAGGCGTGCGCGCCGGTGATGCTGAGGACAGGGGGCGGCGCGGTAGTCAACATCGCATCGATTTCCGGCCTTCGCGCCAGCACGCTGCGCGTGGCCTACGGCACCAGCAAGGCCGCGCTCATCCATCTCACCAAGCAGCAGGCGGTGGAACTCGGCAATGCCGGCATCCGCGTGAACGCCATCGCGCCGGGGCCGGTCGAGACCGAGATGGCCAAGCTGGTCCACAGCGTGGCCATCCGCTCGGACTACTACGACACCATCCCGCTCGGGCGCTACGGCACGACCGAGGAGATGGCGGCCACCGTGGGCTTCCTTTGCAGTCCGGCGGCCAGCTTCATCAACGGCCAGGTGATCGCCGTCGACGGCGGCTTCGATGCCGCGGGTGTCGGCCTGCCGACCTTGCGCCGACGCGCGGGACAGGCCCCGAAAGAGGACTGA
- a CDS encoding TRAP transporter substrate-binding protein, whose protein sequence is MNFTRRRILAASGASALAIPASRAFAQKAEFTYKYANNLPVSHPMNIRAKEMADAIRAETQGRVDIQLYPNNQLGSDTDMLSQLRSGGIEFFTLSGLILSTLVPSASISGIGFAFNDYASVWKAMDGELGAFIRGQIAKANLVVMDKIWDNGFRQITSSSKPIATPEDMKGLKIRVPVSPLWTSMFKALDASPASINFAEVYSALQTRIVDGQENPLAIIATAKLYEVQKYCSLSNHMWDGFWFLANKRSWDKLPQDLQAIVAKNINAAGMKERADVAELNANLQKELAAKGLAFNQPDPTAFRAQLRKAGFYSEWKSKYGDEAWALLERGAGKLA, encoded by the coding sequence ATGAATTTCACTCGACGCCGGATACTTGCGGCCAGCGGCGCATCGGCCCTCGCGATCCCGGCCAGCCGGGCCTTTGCGCAGAAGGCCGAGTTCACCTACAAGTACGCGAACAACCTGCCGGTCAGCCACCCGATGAACATCCGGGCGAAGGAGATGGCCGACGCGATCCGCGCAGAGACCCAGGGGCGCGTCGATATCCAGCTCTACCCCAACAACCAGCTCGGCTCCGACACCGACATGCTGAGCCAGCTGCGCTCCGGCGGCATCGAGTTCTTCACCCTGTCGGGCCTGATCCTGTCGACGCTCGTGCCGTCGGCCTCGATCAGCGGGATCGGGTTCGCCTTCAATGACTATGCCAGCGTGTGGAAGGCCATGGATGGCGAGCTCGGGGCCTTCATCCGCGGCCAGATCGCGAAGGCCAACCTCGTCGTGATGGACAAGATCTGGGACAACGGATTCCGCCAGATCACCTCGTCGAGCAAACCGATCGCGACGCCCGAGGACATGAAGGGCTTGAAGATCCGCGTGCCGGTCTCGCCGCTGTGGACCTCGATGTTCAAGGCGCTCGACGCATCGCCGGCTTCGATCAACTTCGCCGAGGTCTACTCCGCGCTGCAGACCCGGATCGTCGATGGCCAGGAGAATCCGCTGGCCATCATCGCGACGGCCAAGCTCTACGAAGTGCAGAAGTACTGCTCGCTCAGCAACCACATGTGGGACGGCTTCTGGTTCCTCGCCAACAAGCGCAGCTGGGACAAGCTGCCGCAGGACCTGCAGGCCATCGTCGCCAAGAACATCAACGCGGCCGGCATGAAGGAGCGCGCCGACGTCGCCGAGCTGAACGCGAACCTGCAGAAGGAACTCGCGGCCAAGGGGCTCGCCTTCAACCAGCCCGATCCGACGGCCTTCCGGGCCCAGCTGCGCAAGGCGGGCTTCTATTCGGAGTGGAAATCCAAGTACGGCGACGAGGCCTGGGCGCTGCTCGAGCGCGGCGCCGGCAAGCTGGCGTGA